The sequence below is a genomic window from Callithrix jacchus isolate 240 chromosome 16, calJac240_pri, whole genome shotgun sequence.
ttgtatttttagtagagacggggtttcatcatgttggccaggctggtctcaaactcctgatctgaggtgatccacccgccttggcctcccaaagtgctgggattccaggcgcgagccactgagcccagcctccaatgacattttttaatgGATATTGAAATTttccctttgagacagggtccccctgcattccagtctggagtgtagtggcatcatcatggctcactgtagtctcaacctgAGCTCACAGGCgcaccacaccacacctggctaatttttgtttttgtagagatgaggtttcaccatgttgcccaagctggtcttgaactcctgggctctgggtctacccacctcagcctcccaaagtgctggtattacagcaatgagccactgcacccagcgatgaaattttaatttcatgtgtcacaaataattttttttcatttaaaaaccattcttaggcCAGGCATTGTTGGGGCCAACCCCATGAGCCCACTGGACCCCTCCAGTACAGGCACCTGTCCATCGTTGCTAGTTGTCAGTCTCCATTAGAACTGGACTCCAGGGCAGGGGCTGGCTCTGTCCATCTTTGTCCCCGTGGCCTGCACAAGGCCTTGCACAGAGAACAGATGTCTCCATCTGGGAAATTACTCCTTTGGTTTTGTTGGACTTAGTTCTCTGTGGAAACTTTTTGCTGGTGGAGTGTCCTCTCTTCTGTGGCACTGTCCTGAGCTCAAAGCTGGATGCTTCCCCAAatgtgtcattcattcattcagcaaacatttctggGGCTGAGTCAAGCTGCATGCACTGGAGACTTGGGGATTTATAAAATGGCCTGGGCCCTGTCCTTGCTCTGCTCCACTTTGTGAAGCTTCTAGAAGGCTCCAAATAGTTTCAATTCAGTGTCATAAATCAAAGATTATTCTAGACAAAAAGCAATTCCAGACCTAGGTTgtagatttattttaattaatttattgtctccagaacagaaaaccaaaatgtttttatttgtttatatattttggagacagggcctccatctgtcacccagactggagggcagtggtgcgatcacagctcattgcagtctccaacttctgggctcaagtgatccttccctggcctcccaaagtgctatgattacaggcatgagccaccatccctggcctggAAACTCTTCAGATGAGTTTACTATACTGAAGCCCAAATTGCGGTGCACAGTGTGATCAGGTAACAAGATATTCTAGCACCTGCACTACCCCATGAACAATCCCTCTTCCTCTCCACAAAAGAACCACCAGCCTGTGTGCCAGGGGCTACCTGGATGCTTCCGTGTGTTACTCAGATCTCAAAGCTGTGCCGTGGCTTGAATTTAAATCATGTGCTCACACCCTTGGCTCTCAGCAAGCTGCCCCATGGATATCATGTCTTTTCCACATCATGTAGCTGTAAGAGgactcctcctctccctccgTGGCTAATGTCTAACCTGGATTGTTGGACTTTGATTTACTTCTATTGATCTGACCCAGCTGCCTTATTCTTAGTTGTACTGTGACATATAGGTGAAGAAACCACGAAGAGCTGAGAGGAAAAATAACCCTTGAGTGGCTGGAGGGCATAAAGTTATTTTCCAAGTGTGAGGTGATTTGGCTGGTGTGGTACACACTGCTGCAGCAGGAAAGCCACCAGAGGTTCTATGAAGACACATGGGCATCACCAAGCCCCAGGACACTGTGTGCAcagtaaaatttgattttaacgtagctttttttttttagacaagagttttgctctgtcacccaggctggagtacagtggcatggtgatctcgctcactgcaacttccacctcccaggctcaagtgattctcctgcctcagcttcccaagtagctgggattacaagtgcccaccaccatgcccagctaatttttgtatttttagtagagacgggggtctcattatgttggtcaggctggtgtcgaactcctgatctcaggtgatccacacaccttggcctcccaaaatgctgggattacaagcatgagccaccgcacctggtctttAACATAGTTTTCAAATGTCAAAAGTCTCTTTATTTTCTCCCCAACcattcagaaatataaaaagcattCTTAGCCCTTAGGCCATACAAAACGGGCAGCCCGGCTTTGTGTGGCCTAAGAGCTATACGAATGGTTTGCCAGCTCCTGACCTAGGACCATGTCAGTCCAGAGATAATCCAGGTGCTAACACAGAATGAAGCTTGCACCCCAGCCCCTTTTTGGCTGGTTGCTTTTAGTGGAAAGAAAACAGCATTATGGTCAGCACAGAATCTGGAATTTCTGGACCATCCACATGACTCACGTTCCCCTCCTTTTGTCCTGATCATGAACCAGGAAGTAGCCAAGAGGAGATGGTGAgagcccaggaggaggcaggGTCAGAGTCAGAGTCTTCGTGAGCAGTGTTTTGGAAGGCCAGGAACTGGAGTTGCAGGTGGTGCATGTCCACTGGGTGACTGGGTGCCTTTACTCTTATCCCATCGTTGGGCAACCcagaaagcctaaaatatttatggcCCATTAGAGAAAAAACAACCCCTGTGCTAGAGCTGAAGGTGACCAAGGTGACCACCTGGCTAAACACATTACCTGCCAAGACCCTCATCAGCAGCCACACAGCCCAAGGCAGACATTGAACACATACTCTCCATGTATACAGAAGTTCTGGCATGAGAAGAGGCAGACTTATAGTGGATACATTGATTTCATGGCTGTGGAGAACACCATCACCCTTGCACACCGAGAGGAGTCCCTGAATGGGCATGTAGGGGAACACCAGTCAGAGCTTTGCCCCTGGAAGCAGCACTGTAGTCTGGGAACACACTCACAGCATGTTGAGCTAAGCGGCAGCAGCTGGTGGTCACTCAGACCCACCAAGGAGTCAGATCCCCATCCACAGGCTGTAAAGATGGAAACTCATGTGGACACTGGACTCTGCTGTGTCCCTTGCCACCAGGGAAAGCTCCAGAACCTGCAAACACATGGACCCAACACAACCTGTTTCAATATGATACAAACTCATAAGTTGCTCTTCAGTTAGGCAACTGAGGCTGCAACTTCTCAGTGACCCTGTCATGCCTAACCAGTGTGGCATAACCCAAACCAGCAGTCACAAGCCCTGCTGTGACCTATGTCCCTCTGGGCCACATGTTTGCATGTGGGAGAAAGGGATCACAAAGTGTCCCTCCATTGGGGATGGCAGCCTTTTGGGCCCAAATATTTCTGTGTAATTATCGGCAGTGGCACCAAAGATCAGGTTCCCCCTGGAACTCCTTCACAGCTGAATGACCAGGACTGTGGGGGCAGGGTTGAGGTCTGCCTGCAGCTGGCCTCATGCCTGTAGATATCAGCCTTAATTAGATGCTGTGTGAGAAAGTCAGATGGACATGGTCCCAGCCTATTAGATTAACCACTGTAACCAACAGAGCAGCAGATTCATGTGAAAATTCCATTTCAGCCAAAAAATCATCAGGCCCTGCAGATCACTGCAAAAGGTGACCTGCCATCAGCCACACTTCCCTCCATGTTCCTGCATGTGTCAAGAACACAGGATCCTACCATGCTCCACCTGGGCTATGTCTCAAGGTTGTATTGGCAGCAAAAACCTGAGGGGTGAGGTAATGGCCACCCGGCTCCCAACAGAACAGGCTCACTCCTCACCTCCGGGTTTCTCAGCTGTGAGTAATCTGCCTGTCATCCCCTCCTAAATGCAACAGCTACAGGATTTCTTGTGAGCTTGTAATAATAAAATCTCAGACCCTCAGTTCTTGGCAGTTTGTATTTCAGGCTGTTTTAAGGAAATCTGTTCTGCAGCATAAATTACATACATTCAGACCTCTGTAAAGTGGGGCAACTGGGTTCTCCTCCTCTACCTCGTCCCTCTGTCTCTTCCCCAACCCCACTCCCTGTTTCTCCTCCCATCTGTCCTCACACCCCATGGTCTGCTGGTCTTCTACACCTACTCCATCTCAAGTTCTTCTCCCTACcatcttttttcccccacttcCTCTCCCCAAGTTCTttgctctactttttttttgaagtggaatctcactgtcacccaggctggagtgcagtggcatgaccttggctcactgcaacctccacctctcgggttcaagtgattctcctgcctcagcctcccaagtagctgggattacaggcacgcaccaccatgcctggctgacttgtgtgttttcagtagagacgggggtttcaccatgttggccaggatggtctcaatctcttgacctcatgatccgcccaccttgtcctcccaaagtgctgggattacaggcgtgagccaccatgcgcagcctgCTCTACCATCCCTTTTTCCCGCCATCTCCTTTTCCCACTCTCTCTCCTCATCTCTTCTCAGGTTCTCCATATTTGTTTCCCAGACATCTTAAGGTGcccattttcattgttttctccaCTGTCTTTATTTCCTCCTCACCACGTTCTCCccgccaacaacaacaaaaaataaagtggagCAACTGGGCCAGTACAAGATAGTCATCCAGCCTGCGGGCTGTGTGCACAAACTGGGGTGTGCTGGAGATGCTGGCAtagctggggggtggggaggggttgcTTGCATTCACTTGAGTGCTCTCTCCGACCAGCAGTTAGACATATTCCTCTACATTGTTTCCTCTCAGTACCCTCTAACAGTGCCTATTTTCAGATACACAAATAAGGCTCTGAGTTTCAGGGCAATGATGTcctgggtcacacagcaagcCCCTTGGCCACAAGTGTGACCTCAGAACCCTTGCTGTACACCTTGTTTCTGTGCCTAGCACTAATGCGTGCTCCACATATGCCAACCACACCAGTAATGAATGGCATGTACCTGCTAGCCCAGCCTGCCTCTCTGAAAGAGAAGGGGACAGGGCTGGGGCCCTTTGGTCCTGGGTGGCTCTAATGGGGGTTAAGTTCTAAGATAAGGATTTAAGGTGAAGTCAGAAGGAAATTCTAGGCACTCCTCTTCTGGACTTCCTCCAACATGAGCTAATGCATTTCTTTATTGTTGAAGCCAGTGTGAGCCATTGATCCTTAAGGGAAAACATTTTgggtaaattattttaacatactCAGTCTAGCGGAGCTCGTAGAGccttccttctgcctcttccTCATTCACAGGCACCTATGAACTCAAAACTGCACCCTGAGTGTGAGGGACACAGGCTTTATTGAACGGGTTAAGGTCAAACAGTCCAGCAAATAAACGTACACTTTGTATAAAGTTGGATATTCTTGAGAACAATTCTGAGTCTTTACCAACATTCTACATGTTTGTCAGTATAAATGATCCCATGTAAAAGTAAAAGAAGTAAGTTAAGGCTGTAggtttattcatatatatatatatatatatatatatatatgcacacacacacacttatacagATAAGTGGTCTATCCTATGTGAATTTTTTGATGCTGGGTAAGCCTTGAGCTCcgattaaaagctttgccacagtcATTGCATTTATAAGGCTTCTCcccagtgtgaattctctgatgtaTAATTAGATGTGAACGCCAcctaaatattttctcacagtcatcacactgatgcagtttctttatagtaCTAACTTTTTTACGGCTCACAAAAGTGGACCCTTCTAGGGCATTCCCATATTCGTAAAACCACTGGGCCCTAGTGTGTATTCTCTGGTGTTCAATAAGATATGAGCTCCGGctgaaggcttttccacattcacTGCACTCATAGGGCTTCACTCCTGCATGAATTATCTGGTGTTGGAAAAGGGTTGAGTTCTgactgaaggctttcccacattcgtTACATTTATAGGGCCTCTCTCCGGTGTGAACCCTTTGATGTATTGTAAGCTGTGTGCTCATGctgaaggcttttccacattggaggcattcatagggtttctctcctttATGGATTCTCTGATGGTAAATGAGGCTTGAACTCTGACTAAAGGCTTTTCCACAGTCATTACAcacatagggtttctctccagtgtggattCGCTGATGTTGAATAAGGTGTGAGCCCTGAACAAAGCCTTTGCCACACTCATCACATTTAAAtggtttttctccagtgtgagTTCTCTGATGGCGAATAAGCCGTGAACTACAACCAAAGGCTTTTGTACACTTGTTGCATTTATaaggcttctctccagtgtgaatcaGTTGATGCTGACTAAGGCGAGAAATCCACCTGAAAGCTTTCCCACACTCATCACACTTAAATGGTTTCTCTAcagtgtgaattctctgatgtgCAGCAAGGCTTGGGCTGTCTGAGGCTCTCAGAATTTGAGATTTTTCCCCAGTATGCATCCTTTGATGCTGGGCTAGAGTGGAGCTCTGGCTGAAGGCCTTCCCACACTCCTTGCAAGGGTAGGGCCTCTCCCCAGTGTGAGTCCTCTGGTGTCTAACCAGCTGCGACTGCTggctgaaggctttcccacactcaCGACAACCATAGGGCCTCTCTCCTGTGTGGATTCTCTGATGGTGGATGAGGCTTGAGCTCTGACcaaaggcttttccacattcctCACATCTGTAGGGCTTCTCCCCAGTGTGAATTCTTTGATGCTGAATAAGTTTTGAGCTCAGGCGGAAGGCTTTTCCACACTCAATGCATTTAAAGGGTTTCTCTCCCGTGTGGATTCTCTGATGCTGATTAAGCTGCGAGCAGAGCCTGAAGACTTTCCCACATTCTGCACATTCGTACGGCTTCTCTCCATGGCAGTTATTTGGGTGTTTCCCCTGCAAGCAGTCAGATAACTTTTTTTGGCATTCCTGACATCTGCTAATTTTCTTCTGTGTATTAATTTCCCAATGCAGAGTGATGTCTGAAGTGGCCCTGAAGCCTCTGCCACATCCCTCGCATCTCTGGGAAGTTCCTTCTGCACTTTCCCTCTGACTTTCAAGAGGCTGACAAACCAGGCTGCTAGTTCCCAGCTCCTTACTTCCCTGGGCAGTGTCCTTGGTGAAGGGCTTGGGAACCACAGTCTCCTCATTCAAACAGTTATTCTGGAAGACAGAGCCTGTCACTCTCAGTCCAGGACTGCCCAGATGACTGCCTAACCAGACCTCAGAATCAGAAACGTCTCCAAAGCCAGGATTCTGAGCAAAGTCCTGTGGAGAGATTCTGACCATTGTCCCAGAGGATTCTGATTTTAGGATGTCCATGTCCTCACAGGCCTGCTCATTGTCAGTCCTAATCGTAGAATCTGAAACAAACAGGAACAAAGATGTTCCTTAGGTCCTGTGCTCAGAGAAATGACAGACTACAAATGTGGGGGCTGGGCTCAAGGCTTCCAGAATGGCTGCACTGAGCACTGTGAAGCCCCAGGTGGAAACTCGCAAGAGAAGGCAGAGCCTTTGGAAGTTCTCAAATCTGGTTTCAAACTTTttactttgttcattcattcaatagcaATGAAGTGTACATTATACACTGGGCAGAGTGCTGGGAGCAACACAGACtatgggggtgcaggggtctgtgAGCAGAGAGGTCCATCCTACAGGGCACCAGTGTGGGGCAAAGTTCACATAGAAGCaaagacaacaaagcaagaccagaAGGGTGGGAGGTTACCATGGATTAGGCCATGGGGTCAGGGGCTCCAGGATCCCAGCTGGTGAGGAAAGAGTACAGGGTCTGAGTTCTGAATGGATGGCATGGACTCTGATGAGTAAGACAGGGCTGGAAGAGCTGCCAAGGGACATACTTGGTAAGCTCAGAAGGGCACTGGGCACCTAGGCCGTTCATGGCTACTCCCTGGGGTAGGCTTCTCTGAGTAAAGCCCAGCTCCCTCATCTGCCTCCTGGCTGCTCCCGCCAACTTGTACCTGGCCATGTTCCCTGCTTCTCCCTGGGCAGTGTGTGCCTACCCACAAGACCACACTGACTTCTTCCCTGGGGCTGCAAGTTTCTGAAGGTCCCCAGGGGGACTCCCAGACATCTCCATTCCTTCTGGACTCCCCAAGTAAGCACAGGCTTTTGTCTTACTCTGTAACCCTAGAGGGCACCTCTGCTGAGGTCAGACATCCCCTTGATGTCTGTGATCACAACCATGACAGGACGCAACACACAGCTATGGTCATGACGCAACTACGGTCCCCACCACAAAACAATCACGTTCACAACCACAGCCATGCAGCCACAGCTGTAACCAGCCCAAGTCTACCCCACAGTGAATGCACAGCCCAGTGACAGGGCTTTAGGCTCCAGTTCTTGCCCACTACTAACCATCGGTGGTGAGTTCCCAGCTTCCAGGGATCTCCAAAGGACTTCCTGTCAGTCCTGGAAAATCGCAGAAGGCAACCCTTTCAACTTCACTGTGCAGCAGGGATACACAAGTGCCATGAGGACATAAGCCATCTTCAGGCCTGGTCCTCACATGTTTCTCCTTCCCTGCACAACCACACCACCTCAGCATGCCTGCTCCTTCAACAGGCTTGCTTGGCACTCCTCCCAAGCCATCCCCTGCTGTGAAGATAAGAGAGCAAGGCGggcagacacggtggctcatgcctataatcctagtgcattgggaagccaaggcaggtggatcacctgaggtcaggagatcgagagcagcctgactaacatggtgaaacctcatctctactaaaaatacaaatattagctgagtgtggtggcacgcacctgtagtcccagctgcttgggagactgaggcaggagaatcccttgaacccgggaggcggaggttgcagtgagccaagatcgtgccactgcactccagcctgggtgacagagcgagactccatcccaaaaaaagagagaacagggCACCAAGATGTGCggcaagtaattctcatgcctggAACATGGTGGCCCTAAGAGCTGGGAGCAAGCCCAGGACAGCCCAGCACTCCTGTGCCAGGTGTTGCCCAAGGTCTCCTGCTGCACAGAGTAAAACCTCTACATGGCTAAGCAGCCTGCAGCCAAGAGCACTACTGACCAGCAGACGAGGATATCACAAATCTACCTGACCACATATCAGTTTCCTTCCCTCTGGCACCTTGTGACTGCCCATGAGAAGCCTGGGATACATCATAAAATTCTCCCGGCACAAACCCAGCCTCAGCCGCCTTCTGGCTCTCAGTGGCCCTTGGCTTCCTGCCTGGCCTCGGCTTGCATGGCCTGTTTCTTTGTCCCTGCTTACCACTGTCACCCACCCCCACGGAAGCCCCCCAGGGACCTGTAACCCAAGGCAAGGCTCTCTACCCTTCCCTGGAGCATGAAAGCGCTTCTCCAGTAAGCTTTGGATAACTTATGAGAAGATTATTACAAAATGAAACCTCATTCTGGAAGTGGCAGTCCCTCAGAGAGGACACATACGTCTTGGCTCTAAAGagctgaggccaggtgcggtggcttatacctgtaatcccagcactttgggaggccaagacgggcagatcatttgagccaaagaattcgagaccagtctggaccaacacagtgaaaccccatctctactgaaaatacaaaaattagccaggtatggtggcgggatcctgtaatcccagctatttgggaggcttaggcacaagaatcatttgaacctgggaggcagaggttgcagtgagccaagatcatcccactgcactgcactccagcctgggcaacagagactcccatctcaaaaaaaaaacagaggcagaaaAGGGCCAGGCTGACAGCAAGGTTTGTTGGGGGGTGCCGGGAACCACCCACCAGTGGGCACGGTGGTGGTCAAGAGCAAGGGGCTGCACAGTGGGGACCTGGCCTTCCCCCACTGCTCTGAGCCAGTATCCTTCAGTATCTGACGCTGGCTGTACCAGTTGGGAACAGGTTAACATATCTGGGCATTTCTGCCTTATTTAATGTATTCTGGTTTTGTGCTACTGCATATTTTTATCTAAGAGGCCACATTCCTGCCCTGGACTCTTGGGTCTGCAAGCAAGTGCTGGGTGCATCAATAGCAGCTTTCACCTACTGCAGGGTTGTATTTTTTGTGTTGCTTTATCATAATAAGGACCACCTGCTACATATAAACCCAATGAACTAATTCTGCCAACTACAGCTGGCTTTTCTGCAATGGCACCCTCTTTAAACTCTCCTGTCCatgttggaaatattttaatgGCAGGCTGGGTTTTAGCTGGGCCACCTTACAGCTGTACTTCCTTctcagggaggctgagcagaAAGGGCAACATGGGTGTAGCCAGCAGAGCCAGTGAGGCCAGGATTCCTGATCACTCTTCCCACAGGTCACATGTAGCCTTCCTGGGTGGCTGCAACGCCCACAGGATGTGAAGAGGCTCGGAAACCCTCCTTGCCCTTTGACGCTGCCTAGGGTCATATGAAATCACAGCCCCTACTTTTCACAACTTTGGACTGTCCAACTTGCTTCCCAAGGGCCCTACCAGCCTGTGGCCTCTGTAGGACCTGGTCCTGCCCTGCTGCAAGAGTGACTGTGATGACCCAGCAGCAGCAAGGGGAGGCGAGGGACTCCCTTTCTGCTGCTGAGATACACGCACCCATTTCCCTCATCATGCTGGGCAGCACGCCAGCAAATCAGGGAAGCAGAGTGCCAGGCAGCTGCCTGCCCAGCAGGGGCTCATGCTGGAGGCGGCGGGTGCCCTGGTGAGGGCTGAGCACCCCAAGATAGGCTGAAGTCCTAACTTGAAGCACcacacctcagaatgtgaccttgtttggaaacATGGttgttgcagatggaattaatcACCATGAGGTCACTGGGGTGGACCCTTTCCTCATCCCAACCCAAGATGACTGGCGTCCTTATAAGGAGACGGCTACATGAACACAGACATACAGAAAGAAAGCAGCCATGTGAGGGAGTTGGAGATGAGAGTGATGaatgcatctacaagccaaggaacccAAGGATTACCAGAAAACCATCAGATGCCCAGAGAGGCAGGACAGGGTCCTTCCGTAAAGCCTTCCCAGGGAGCACGGCCCCGCTGACACCTCGATTTCAGATTGCCAGCTCCACAACTGTGAGacaatcaatttctgttgttttaagctccCTAGTTTGTGGATCCCTGTTATGGCAGCCACAGAGGACTAGTGCACTCCTGGAGCCTGAGAAGGTCTGGAGGGAGCCACCTCAGGGCATGTGCTAATCCATGGAAAGGCTACTGAAAGCCAAACATAATGCTTCACTTGGATCCGTAGATTTCTATCTTTGCTTAACAAAAAAAGtatgaataaaatcagaaatcaaacaaaatgcaatataatttcaaaaacaagCTCCGTTTTTGCTGAAACACATGGGTTTTTGTGTGCAGTTTGGCCTCTCCCAAGGCAGCCCCATAAGGAGATCTGTGCATCCTTCTATGGGCTGGATGCCATGTCCCCTATAGCATTCCCAGGCACGCAGCAGAGCCCCCAGGACTCGCCCACAGCTGCCTCTGGTTGTGAGGCCCTTCCTGCAGTTTCCCCTCACCCCAGGGCTTCTCTGCGACAGGGTCTAAGCCTCACCTGTCTTGAAGGTCTTTGGTGCCTCTGTCCCCTCTGCTCCCTGCAGGTCGAGGACCCATGGTTCCTGTCCCTGCTCCAGCCGGGAGATCAGCTCAGGCTTGAAAACCAGGAATCCTGCTGTGTGTGCGGCACAGGAAACAGTGTCAGCATGACAGGGAGCATGTAGCACAAGGCTAAGCTTTCCCCGGCTTCCAAATGTAAAGGGGCAGGGGGGCTGGAAGGCACAGGTAGAGCCCCTGTGGGGAGTGAGGGGTGTGAAGGGCGGTGAGAATCTGGGGACACAGCAGCCCTTTCTGTCCAGATCTATCCAGTTCCTGTGGCTGGATGGCAAGGGATAAATGACTCCCACAATCTCCAGATGACCCTGTCACCAAACAGTCTGCAAAGAACACCACTCCACCCCTGGAACTCAGGGGAGAGAGCAGAAGCCCAAAGTCACTTGGCAGAGCCGGGCCTGTTGCTCAGTTCAAAGAGCAGAGATGCCCAAAGAGGCAGGGGTGGTTACAAACtaagacaacaacaaaaagacatgaATGAAGCAAATTTTGCATCAGAAAGTTCCAAGGCCCAGTCCTCAGCCAGCAGCCTTCCAGCCTCAAGTCCCTGCACAAAGGACGCCTCAGGGCCTGCTCTCCTCTCCAAGGACTGGGTGGCAGAGACCTGTGGGGGCCCGGCACCCTGCCTTCTTGGGGCCATCTGCCCCCATACCCTCTTTGTGCAGTCAGTACAGAGATGAGTTGGTGATCCATGGGCCAGCCGAGGCCTCTGGTTGGAAGCTTCCCCACACTGGAAGGAAAGAGGCAAGCAGAGATGCCAAAGGCCTACAGCCAATACACTCAAGCCCCTAGATGCAGACAGGACTCCAGACTCAACAGAAATGCACGTTCTCTCCAAGTACATGTGGAACAAAGAAACACCCTCGGGTCAAGTCACCGACACACCAAAGAACAATACCACAGAACAtgcacccagccaaatgcagcTCAGAATGAGATTAACCACAAAATGTTGCTTAGATGCGATTAGCTACTTGGAAACTAAACAATAAATTACTAAGTGGCAAGCATATTTATTATGAGTCAGAATTTATAGGATACAGCCCAAGCAGTATGTaaagataaaacttttttttttttttttgagacagagtcttgctctgctgcctaggttggagtgtggtggaacaatctcagcccactgcaacctccacctcctgggttcaagcaattcttcctgcctcggcctcaagagtagctgggactacaggtgcaggtcaccatgccagctaattttttgtattttagtagaaacacagtttcaccatgttagccaggatggtctggatctcctgacctcatgatccgcccacctcggcctcccaaagtgctgggattacaggtgtgaaccactgcacccggctgatagaatgttatttatttatttatttatttaaagacatggtgttgctctgtcactcaggctggagtgcagctgcaccatcatagttcactataacctagaccaatcctcccaccacagcctactgagtagttaggactataggtgtgtgacatcacacccagctaatttttaaaaattttttgtagagatgtggtcttgctatgttgcccaggctggcctcaaactcctgggctcaaacaatcctcctgcctcagcctcctaagtagctgagattacaggcatatgccactatacccagaaaaatcatttactagaaatgataattttatttttttatttttttataaagacagggtttcaccatgttggccaggctggtcttgaactcctgacctcaggtgatccgcccaccttggcctccaaagtgcttggattacaggcgtgagccactgcgcccagcctagaaatGAGAATTTCAAAACACAAATGAGGTAAACAGTAAGCTTAAGAAG
It includes:
- the ZNF7 gene encoding zinc finger protein 7 isoform X6 gives rise to the protein MRPRARFSPPPGTRPGPGVFTRLGRECAQQAPPLQERGRAAPGQPRWEPAPEAADPGAQGPAGRPLDLRQPRHAAASPTRQRAGRRSLNSGSRPAPAQVSQPEHVDAHPPSLMGFLGCWCMSFQEVVTFGDVAVHFSREEWQCLDPGQRALYREVMLENHSSVAGLGFLVFKPELISRLEQGQEPWVLDLQGAEGTEAPKTFKTDSTIRTDNEQACEDMDILKSESSGTMVRISPQDFAQNPGFGDVSDSEVWLGSHLGSPGLRVTGSVFQNNCLNEETVVPKPFTKDTAQGSKELGTSSLVCQPLESQRESAEGTSQRCEGCGRGFRATSDITLHWEINTQKKISRCQECQKKLSDCLQGKHPNNCHGEKPYECAECGKVFRLCSQLNQHQRIHTGEKPFKCIECGKAFRLSSKLIQHQRIHTGEKPYRCEECGKAFGQSSSLIHHQRIHTGERPYGCRECGKAFSQQSQLVRHQRTHTGERPYPCKECGKAFSQSSTLAQHQRMHTGEKSQILRASDSPSLAAHQRIHTVEKPFKCDECGKAFRWISRLSQHQLIHTGEKPYKCNKCTKAFGCSSRLIRHQRTHTGEKPFKCDECGKGFVQGSHLIQHQRIHTGEKPYVCNDCGKAFSQSSSLIYHQRIHKGEKPYECLQCGKAFSMSTQLTIHQRVHTGERPYKCNECGKAFSQNSTLFQHQIIHAGVKPYECSECGKAFSRSSYLIEHQRIHTRAQWFYEYGNALEGSTFVSRKKVSTIKKLHQCDDCEKIFRWRSHLIIHQRIHTGEKPYKCNDCGKAFNRSSRLTQHQKIHIG
- the ZNF7 gene encoding zinc finger protein 7 isoform X2; the protein is MRPRARFSPPPGTRPGPGVFTRLGRECAQQAPPLQERGRAAPGQPRWEPAPEAADPGAQGPAGRPLDLRQPRHAAASPTRQRAGRRSLNSGSRPAPAQVSQPEHVDAHPPSLMGFLGCWCMSFQEVVTFGDVAVHFSREEWQCLDPGQRALYREVMLENHSSVAGLGFLVFKPELISRLEQGQEPWVLDLQGAEGTEAPKTFKTGLTGSPLEIPGSWELTTDDSTIRTDNEQACEDMDILKSESSGTMVRISPQDFAQNPGFGDVSDSEVWLGSHLGSPGLRVTGSVFQNNCLNEETVVPKPFTKDTAQGSKELGTSSLVCQPLESQRESAEGTSQRCEGCGRGFRATSDITLHWEINTQKKISRCQECQKKLSDCLQGKHPNNCHGEKPYECAECGKVFRLCSQLNQHQRIHTGEKPFKCIECGKAFRLSSKLIQHQRIHTGEKPYRCEECGKAFGQSSSLIHHQRIHTGERPYGCRECGKAFSQQSQLVRHQRTHTGERPYPCKECGKAFSQSSTLAQHQRMHTGEKSQILRASDSPSLAAHQRIHTVEKPFKCDECGKAFRWISRLSQHQLIHTGEKPYKCNKCTKAFGCSSRLIRHQRTHTGEKPFKCDECGKGFVQGSHLIQHQRIHTGEKPYVCNDCGKAFSQSSSLIYHQRIHKGEKPYECLQCGKAFSMSTQLTIHQRVHTGERPYKCNECGKAFSQNSTLFQHQIIHAGVKPYECSECGKAFSRSSYLIEHQRIHTRAQWFYEYGNALEGSTFVSRKKVSTIKKLHQCDDCEKIFRWRSHLIIHQRIHTGEKPYKCNDCGKAFNRSSRLTQHQKIHIG